From one Candidatus Eisenbacteria bacterium genomic stretch:
- a CDS encoding HEAT repeat domain-containing protein: protein MKYLLFSGLLLCLTLPALAKQPAREAIHDIYYLQDQRSLGDERLFRHLHDARPEVALRAAIAFGNIQDTSQAVVEQLGAALLDAGPDVAKAIAFALGQLGPNRSVEQAIDRGLEKREEPGVRSELLESLGKIGGEASLREVAAEFKMMSDSLIDGGTALGIARFGLRGIKNREATAVIARLAHHEHPAVRSQAAYAFWRIGDPELLKEHGDTIIKLASDPAADVRMFAVNALARLEDSEKVTYALLACFMHKLT from the coding sequence ATGAAATACTTGTTGTTCTCCGGTCTTTTGCTGTGTCTGACTTTGCCGGCATTGGCAAAGCAGCCTGCACGCGAAGCCATCCACGATATCTACTATTTGCAAGACCAACGATCCCTTGGTGACGAAAGACTGTTTCGGCACTTGCATGACGCCCGACCTGAGGTTGCCCTTAGGGCGGCCATTGCATTTGGAAATATTCAGGATACGTCGCAGGCGGTCGTTGAGCAACTTGGGGCAGCGCTGCTTGATGCAGGTCCGGACGTTGCAAAGGCAATTGCATTCGCCCTCGGCCAACTTGGCCCCAATCGTTCGGTCGAACAAGCAATAGACAGGGGGCTTGAGAAACGGGAGGAGCCCGGTGTCAGAAGCGAGCTGCTCGAATCGCTCGGAAAGATTGGGGGAGAGGCATCACTGCGAGAGGTGGCAGCGGAATTCAAGATGATGAGTGATTCTCTCATCGATGGCGGAACTGCGCTCGGCATTGCCAGATTCGGCCTGCGCGGAATCAAGAATCGAGAGGCGACTGCGGTTATTGCTCGACTCGCACACCATGAGCATCCAGCGGTTAGATCACAGGCAGCGTATGCTTTCTGGCGAATAGGCGACCCGGAGCTGCTTAAGGAACACGGTGACACTATTATCAAGCTTGCCTCCGATCCTGCAGCAGACGTCCGTATGTTTGCCGTCAATGCGCTTGCCCGGCTGGAGGATAGTGAGAAAGTGACGTATGCCTTGCTAGCCTGCTTTATGCATAAACTTACATGA